The sequence below is a genomic window from Dyadobacter chenwenxiniae.
GCTTCGCCAGTCACCTTCGCGGTACAGCTGGAATTCCTTGAATTTGAAGAGCTTACCATGAATACCAGTAAACTCACTATGCAGATTGTTTATAAAACGGTGGAACTCAGGGATCAAATGTTGAAAATGCCTTTTGCCCAGGGCATTAACATGGCGCATAACAGATTGCAGGAAATTGTAAACAATTTAAAATAACCGGATGATGACAAAGCGAAACAAAATCATTTACTGGGTTGCAACCCTCTGGCTTTCATTGGGAATGGTGTCCAGCGGCGCAGTGCAGCTGATCAAACTGAAGGAAGAAGTGGATATGATGACGCATTTGGGCTATCCGCTCTATTTCCTGACCATTATCGGCGTCTGGAAAATGCTGGGGGTGATTGCTATACTGGTCCCCAAATTTCCCCTGGTTAAGGAATGGGCATATGCCGGTTTTTTCATTGCCATGTCAGGAGCCGTTTTTTCGCACATTGCTGCCGGCGACGGCGCGAAAGAATTTTTCGGGCCCGTATTATTGATCGTCCTGACAATCGTGTCGTGGTATTTCAGGCC
It includes:
- a CDS encoding DoxX family protein → MTKRNKIIYWVATLWLSLGMVSSGAVQLIKLKEEVDMMTHLGYPLYFLTIIGVWKMLGVIAILVPKFPLVKEWAYAGFFIAMSGAVFSHIAAGDGAKEFFGPVLLIVLTIVSWYFRPESRRLRSEA